One window of the Yamadazyma tenuis chromosome 6, complete sequence genome contains the following:
- the PRP43 gene encoding DEAH-box ATP-dependent RNA helicase prp43 (COG:A; EggNog:ENOG503NVMW), whose amino-acid sequence MGKSDRSKRKLEAEAEAGKNIKSIKKQLATGDSSDSDVAANADQYSTGARPELASSFSHITRYNSTAKLAMDLEDASTNPFTGRKFTDQYFAILKTRRNLPVHQQRDEFLKVFQANQIMVFVGETGSGKTTQIPQFVLFDDLPQLRGTQVACTQPRRVAAMSVATRVADELDVKLGEEVGYNIRFDNKTSDKTVLKYLTDGMLLREAMEDHLLSRYSVIMLDEAHERTLSTDILMGLLKNLVQKRKDLKIIIMSATLESKKFQSYFNDAPLLTVPGRTHPVEIYYTPEYQKDYLDSAIRTVLQIHATEDEGDILLFLTGEEEIEDAIRKISLETDQLKREGQCGDLSVYPLYGSLPPYQQQKIFDAAPPNRNGKIGRKCIVSTNIAETSLTIDGVVYVIDPGFSKQKVYNPRIRVESLLVSPISKASAQQRAGRAGRTKPGKCFRLYTEEAFKKELIDQSYPEILRSNLSSTVLELKKLGVDDLVHFDFMDPPAPETMMRALEELNYLACLSDEGHLTEIGRMASHFPLDPMLAILLINSQKFNCSNEILTIVALLSVPNVFVRPIQNKKLADEIKMSFSHKDGDHLTLLNVYEEFVHNDMDAKWCRENFLNYRSLVSAGNVRNQLKSLSEKNGIKLVSTDYNDRKYWENIRKALVSGLFMQVAKKKSGSNKNNYLTIKDNQDVMIHPSSVLTLDNEWVLYNEFVLTSKNYIRTVTSIRPEWLIELAPKYYNLDHFSKGDVKLSLERLWRGAN is encoded by the coding sequence ATGGGAAAGTCAGACAGAAGCAAAAGAAAGCTTGAGGCCGAGGCTGAGGCCGGGAAAAACATCAAGAGCATCAAGAAGCAGCTTGCAACCGGTGACTCGAGCGATCTGGATGTCGCAGCCAATGCAGACCAATACTCTACCGGCGCCAGACCCGAATTAGCATCGTCCTTCTCCCACATCACCCGTTATAACTCCACTGCAAAGTTAGCAATGGACCTTGAAGACGCCAGCACAAATCCTTTTACTGGAAGAAAGTTCACTGACCAGTATTTTGCGATTCTTAaaaccagaagaaacttACCTGTTCATCAACAGCGAGATGAGTTCCTCAAGGTGTTTCAAGCGAACCAAATTATGgtgtttgttggtgaaactGGTTCGGGTAAAACCACCCAAATTCCTCAGTTTGTGTTGTTTGATGATTTACCCCAGTTGAGAGGAACCCAAGTGGCATGTACCCAACCCAGAAGAGTTGCAGCCATGTCTGTGGCAACAAGAGTAGCAGATGAATTGGATGTCAAGTTGGGAGAAGAAGTAGGGTACAATATTCGTTTTGATAACAAAACCAGTGATAAGACTgtgttgaagtatttgacTGACGGGATGTTGTTGAGAGAAGCCATGGAAGACCATTTATTGAGTCGATACTCTGTGATTATGCTTGATGAAGCCCATGAAAGAACATTGTCCACCGACATCTTGAtggggttgttgaagaacttggttCAGAAAAgaaaggatttgaagatcatCATCATGTCTGCCACCTTAGAACTGAAGAAGTTTCAGTCTTATTTCAATGATGCCCCATTATTAACGGTTCCCGGAAGAACTCACCCAGTGGAGATTTACTATACTCCCGAATACCAAAAAGATTATTTGGACTCTGCCATCAGAACTGTGTTACAAATCCATGCCACTGAGGACGAAGGAGATATCTTACTCTTTTTGACCGgggaagaagagattgaagatgccATCAGAAAGATTTCGTTGGAAACTGATCAATTGAAAAGAGAGGGCCAATGTGGTGACTTGAGCGTCTACCCATTGTACGGATCTTTACCACcataccaacaacaaaagaTCTTTGATGCTGCTCCACCAAATAGAAACGGTAAGATTGGAAGAAAGTGTATTgtttccaccaacatcgCTGAAACTTCCTTGACTATCGATGGAGTGGTGTACGTGATTGATCCTGGGTTCTCCAAGCAAAAGGTTTACAATCCCAGAATCAGAGTCGAATCTTTGCTTGTGTCTCCTATTTCAAAAGCAAGTGCTCAACAAAGAGCTGGTAGAGCTGGTAGAACTAAACCTGGTAAATGCTTTAGATTATACACGGAAGAAgctttcaagaaggaattgatTGACCAGAGTTATCCCGAAATCTTGCGTTCCAACTTGAGTTCCACAGTTTTGGAGCTTAAAAAGTTaggagttgatgatttggtgCATTTTGACTTTATGGATCCTCCGGCTCCCGAAACTATGATGAGAGCTTTGGAGGAACTCAACTACTTGGCGTGTCTTAGCGACGAGGGGCACTTGACCGAGATAGGTAGAATGGCATCGCATTTCCCATTGGACCCAATGTTGGCtattttgttgatcaactctCAGAAGTTCAACTGCTCTAATGAGATCTTGACGATCGTGGCATTGTTATCGGTTCCCAACGTGTTTGTGCGTCCCATACAAAACAAGAAGTTAGCTGACGAAATCAAGATGTCGTTTTCCCATAAAGATGGAGACCATTTGACCTTGTTGAATGTTTACGAAGAGTTTGTACACAATGATATGGATGCAAAATGGTGTCGAGaaaatttcttgaactaCCGTTCTTTGGTTTCTGCTGGAAACGTCAGAAACCAGTTGAAGTCTTTACTGGAAAAAAAtggaatcaagttggtgtcGACTGACTATAACGACCGCAAATATTGGGAAAATATCAGAAAAGCATTAGTGTCAGGATTATTCATGCAAGTagccaagaagaagtcagGTAgcaacaaaaacaactaCTTAACCATCAAAGACAATCAGGACGTGATGATCCATCCTTCCTCGGTGCTAACTCTCGATAACGAATGGGTGCTCTACAATGAATTTGTGTTGACGTCCAAGAACTATATCAGAACTGTCACCAGTATAAGACCCGAATGGTTAATTGAGTTGGCCCCCAAATACTACAACTTGGACCATTTCAGCAAAGGTGATGTTAAGTTGAGTTTGGAGCGTTTGTGGCGAGGTGCTAATTAG
- the bzz1 gene encoding Protein BZZ1 (BUSCO:EOG09260XMI; EggNog:ENOG503NUST; COG:Z), whose translation MSLDTLSLGNELKDSYKPVEKWVTNGINWLGDIDEFYQARATIEKEYSTKLKELCKRHFEKKAKLSAQLSVGDEPQITPGSLESASLVLWNDVLTQTEAIAEERSVLARDITSKVGASLQTLKSKASMVARNIDGIHTYLDEEKKRTEEEVAKAKKHYDSLCSATEATRQKTEKSSSDKHQRKLEEKETDMNIGKNEYLIKINVANRLKDKYFYQDLPEILDYYQELNQARVQLMNKILRNAGIVERNSCDRVKDKLTAIDSTIEQNNPRLDTAMFIKHNLIDWKEPSDFYFVPSSIWHDDESLVTKEPELSALKKALNKSSMEYEKYQSSCLQVKQSLEESVAERAKENKDGLTLKFDAKFSNSLHLLSKFIKEDTQRVKNEVVIELIQNYAGDKDLSYQEQAHAKKSRFGLFKGKKSHEESTPGDVQSIHTVKSTTSQKTAGSSGIFNLRRGRGKSVSSNGTAHGAPTGRAAYKYEATGDDECSVNVGDVFTVVDADDGSGWTMIDLNGRQGLVPTSYITVDTIVATNTGDSKKQGPSVAPKRGAKRVQYVEALYDYVADGEDELSISVGDRIVSVQEDTDGSGWTEGELNGNKGLFPSSYVKKV comes from the coding sequence ATGTCACTTGACACTCTTTCCCTTGGAAACGAGCTTAAAGACTCGTACAAGCCCGTTGAGAAGTGGGTCACTAATGGCATCAACTGGCTCGGTGACATTGACGAATTCTACCAAGCCCGGGCCACTATCGAGAAGGAATACTCCaccaaactcaaagagCTCTGCAAGAGGCATTTCGAGAAAAAAGCAAAACTCTCCGCCCAATTGTCAGTTGGTGACGAACCACAGATCACTCCTGGATCCTTGGAAAGTGCCTCGCTTGTTTTGTGGAACGACGTGCTTACGCAAACCGAGGCAATTGCTGAAGAGAGATCTGTGCTTGCACGGGATATTACTCTGAAAGTAGGTGCGTCTTTACAGACTCTCAAGAGCAAAGCGTCCATGGTAGCCAGAAATATTGATGGTATCCACACATATCTTGATGAGGAGAAAAAACgtactgaagaagaggttgCAAAGGCCAAGAAACACTATGATTCTCTTTGTTCTGCCACAGAAGCAACCAGACAAAAAACAGAGAAGTCGCTGAGTGATAAGCACCAACGGAAACTTGAGGAAAAAGAGACCGATATGAACATTGGGAAGAATGagtacttgatcaagatcAATGTTGCCAACCGGCTTAAAGACAAATACTTCTATCAAGACTTACCCGAAATCTTGGACTATTATCAGGAATTGAATCAGGCAAGAGTTcagttgatgaacaagaTTCTTCGTAATGCAGGCATTGTGGAACGCAACAGCTGTGACCGAGTGAAGGACAAGTTAACGGCCATTGATTCGACTATCGAACAGAATAACCCCCGGTTAGATACCGCCATGTTCATCAAACACAACTTGATCGATTGGAAAGAGCCCAGTGACTTCTACTTCGTTCCATCTTCCATCTGGCACGATGACGAGAGTTTGGTGACCAAAGAACCAGAATTGTCGGCGTTGAAGAAGGCTCTCAACAAGAGTCTGATGGAGTATGAGAAGTACCAACTGTCGTGTTTGCAAGTCAAGCAAAGTTTAGAAGAGTCTGTGGCTGAGAGAGCCAAGGAAAATAAAGATGGCTTGACGTTAAAGTTCGATGCCAAATTCCTGAACTCCTTGCACTTGTTGAGTAAATTCATAAAGGAAGACACTCAAAGAGTGAAAAACGAAGTGGTTATTGAGTTGATTCAAAACTACGCGGGAGATAAGGATTTGAGCTATCAGGAGCAAGCCCATGCCAAGAAGAGTCGGTTTGGTTTGTTCAAAGGTAAGAAATCCCACGAAGAGTCCACCCCCGGCGATGTCCAGTCTATTCACACGGTCAAATCTACCACCAGCCAGAAGACGGCTGGAAGCTCAGGAATATTCAACTTACGACGTGGAAGAGGCAAATCGGTGTCAAGCAATGGAACCGCTCACGGTGCTCCCACCGGTCGTGCAGCCTATAAATACGAAGCCACTGGAGATGATGAGTGTTCAGTAAACGTAGGTGATGTTTTTACGGTGGttgatgctgatgatgGTCTGGGATGGACGatgattgacttgaacgGACGTCAAGGACTTGTCCCTACATCGTATATCACGGTCGATACGATTGTTGCTACTAACACAGGTGATCTGAAGAAACAAGGGCCAAGTGTAGCTCCTAAAAGAGGTGCCAAGCGGGTTCAGTACGTGGAAGCGTTGTATGATTATGTTGCAGACGGAGAAGATGAACTCAGCATCTCTGTAGGAGATAGAATTGTATCAGTACAAGAAGATACGGATGGAAGTGGATGGACTGAGGGAGAGTTGAATGGTAATAAAGGGTTGTTTCCATCATCATATGTTAAAAAGGTGTAA
- a CDS encoding uncharacterized protein (EggNog:ENOG503NTW2; COG:S), with amino-acid sequence MSDPSSYPSSTSSSASDVGSRRQRIFGLARTARDVYIPRISDSVTQLATGVSTRAFANDKYDPDGNIRVPEDASITLYPTYTRQDPDGNYHVDVGGWLACPGAMTRKNRLILSLVKQIVRYDNSATSTAISNLESDGLQPDTLDDSDAETISSVDTTSSAYSNNDETLRTRLAAFIARFVANAKLTVTVGSRDELETSKLVSKDVFTDRNGCFSDCITVPYVPGLVQVVAGHQPAVFACEPVDIVSNDGVAIISDIDDTVKLTGVTGDKRTLLTSLLLQDVKSWTISPVVSWYNQLCESNKVTFHYVSNSPVQLLPTLLQYFTEVGLPSGSMHLKQYTGNLMASLMEPSSSRKRTVLTKLAEDFPRKRFVCVGDSGEYDFESYVDLASRYPGKLAAIYIRVVPNSMSFLKEDKIVDEVNRILTKPAHEIPRPINPRSVSTAQQKINPEDLEDLIDLSDTIPELPHKTKLPPTIPKKPSSLRGNLVRKPPPSSPESLVEMPPKLPTRPSTLGLAKAHTDTEVIGAPDLPPRRRPATTIAYETPTRDEILDNLHNIYYSHHFEDLQSIDGKGAEWIERAMTGAKMLENTGTKVRFFRDDEDDLYDTTCEVLKDIVRESK; translated from the coding sequence ATGAGCGACCCTTCCAGCTACCCCAGTAGCACCAGCTCATCTGCTTCAGATGTAGGCAGTCGACGCCAACGGATTTTTGGACTTGCAAGAACTGCCAGAGATGTCTACATCCCCAGAATCTCGGACCTGGTTACGCAACTTGCTACAGGGGTGTCAACCAGGGCATTTGCAAACGATAAATATGATCCAGATGGTAATATCCGGGTTCCAGAAGATGCCTCCATCACGTTGTATCCGACTTATACGCGGCAGGACCCAGACGGAAACTATCACGTCGATGTCGGTGGATGGCTTGCTTGCCCTGGGGCCATGACCAGAAAAAACCGACTCATTCTATCACTCGTGAAGCAAATCGTACGCTATGACAACTCCGCCACGTCAACAGCCATATCCAATCTTGAAAGTGATGGTCTTCAACCTGATACCTTGGACGACTCCGATGCCGAAACAATTTCTCTGGTGGATACCACTTCCAGCGCTTATAGCAATAACGACGAGACGCTTCGAACGAGACTTGCAGCCTTCATAGCCAGATTTGTGGCGAATGCCAAGCTCACGGTCACAGTGGGGAGTCGAGATGAACTAGAGACCAGTAAGCTTGTTTCAAAAGATGTCTTCACTGACAGAAATGGATGTTTCAGCGACTGTATCACCGTACCGTATGTTCCTGGATTAGTTCAGGTGGTGGCCGGACACCAACCAGCAGTGTTTGCCTGTGAACCCGTTGATATTGTTTCCAATGATGGGGTGGCTATAATCAGTGACATTGATGATACAGTCAAACTCACAGGTGTAACTGGAGACAAACGTACTCTTTTGACcagccttcttcttcaagacGTTAAACTGTGGACCATTTCTCCTGTTGTCCTGTGGTATAACCAATTGTGCGAGTCCAATAAAGTGACGTTCCACTATGTGCTGAATCTGCCAGTGCAGCTCCTCCCAACCCTTCTACAATACTTTACAGAGGTTGGATTGCCTAGCGGCTCTATGCACTTAAAACAATACACAGGGAATCTTATGGCCCTGTTGATGGAGCCGTCTTCTTCTAGGAAGCGTACCGTATTAACCAAGCTTGCTGAAGATTTTCCACGAAAACGATTTGTATGTGTTGGGGATTCCGGTGAGTATGACTTTGAATCGTATGTTGATTTGGCATCTCGGTACCCAGGAAAATTGGCTGCAATCTACATCCGTGTAGTTCCTAATCTGATGAGCTTTTTAAAGGAAGATAAAATTGTCGATGAAGTTAACCGAATTCTAACTAAACCTGCTCACGAAATACCTAGACCCATTAATCCAAGACTGGTGAGTACGGCACAACAGAAAATCAACCCTGAGgatttggaagacttgattGATTTGAGTGATACCATTCCTGAGCTTCCTCATAAAACCAAACTCCCTCCAACGATCCCCAAGAAACCTAGTAGTCTTCGAGGCAATCTTGTTAGAAAACCCCCTCCTTCCTCACCAGAaagtttggtggaaatgCCCCCAAAGTTACCAACTCGTCCTAGTACACTTGGTCTCGCGAAAGCACATACAGATACAGAGGTTATTGGTGCACCAGACTTACCTCCTCGTCGTCGGCCTGCCACCACTATTGCATACGAAACTCCCACCAGAGACGAAATCCTCGATAATCTACACAACATTTACTACTCtcaccattttgaagatttacAAAGTATTGATGGAAAAGGAGCCGAATGGATTGAAAGGGCCATGACTGGAGCTAAAATGTTAGAAAACACCGGGACCAAGGTACGGTTCTTCCgagatgatgaagatgacttATACGATACAACATGCGAAGTTCTCAAGGACATCGTGAGAGAATCTAAATAG
- the RPS7A gene encoding 40S ribosomal protein eS7 (COG:J; EggNog:ENOG503NTZ0): MSAASKILSEKPTELELQVAQAFVDLEAQPDLKAELRLLQFKSIKEIDVSGGKKALTVFVPPPSLAAYKRVQTRLTRELEKKFPDRHVVFLAERRILPKPARVSRKQQKRPRSRTLSSVHDKILEDLVFPTEIIGKRVRYLVGGNKIQKVLLDSKDSTAVDYKLDSFQQLYTKLTGKTVVFEIPGEY; encoded by the coding sequence ATGTCTGCTGCCAGCAAGATCTTATCCGAAAAGCCAACTGAATTGGAATTACAAGTTGCCCAAGCTTTCGTTGACTTGGAAGCACAACCAGACTTGAAGGCTGAGTTGAGACTATTGCAattcaagtccatcaaagaaatcgatGTTTCCGGTGGTAAGAAAGCCTTGACCGTCTTTGTTCCTCCTCCATCCTTGGCTGCCTACAAGAGAGTCCAAACCAGATTGACCagagaattggaaaagaagttcCCAGACAGACACGTTGTGTTTTTGGctgaaagaagaatcttgCCAAAGCCTGCTAGAGTTTCTAGAAAGCAACAAAAGAGACCAAGATCCAGAACCTTGTCTAGTGTTCACGACAAAATCTTGGAAGACTTGGTTTTCCCAACCGAAATCATCGGTAAGAGAGTCAGATACTTGGTTGGTGGTAACAAGATCCAAAAGGTTTTGTTGGACTCCAAGGACTCTACTGCTGTTGACTACAAATTGGACTCTTTCCAACAATTATACACTAAGTTGACCGGTAAGACTGTTGTTTTCGAAATTCCAGGTGAATACTAA
- the RKI1 gene encoding ribose-5-phosphate isomerase rki1 (COG:H; EggNog:ENOG503NWRM; BUSCO:EOG092641UM) — MLKTRLPIIPIIARRSMSVESAKKLAAYKAVDENFPPAAKVVGVGSGSTVVYVAERIGQLKNKHQFVCIPTGFQSKNLIIDNGLQLGSIEQYPDVDIAFDGADECDPSLNLIKGGGACLFQEKLVAASAKTFIVVADYRKKSPKALGTNWTQGVPIEVVPNAWVKVSSELKKLGAKKIDLRSGGNAKAGPVITDNNNCLLDVDFGAIEDPEALHTKIKALVGVVETGLFCGMAQKAYFGEESGEVSVLAK, encoded by the coding sequence ATGTTAAAAACCAGGCTTCCGATTATACCCATCATAGCCCGAAGATCCATGAGTGTTGAAAGTGCCAAAAAGCTTGCTGCCTACAAGGCAGTCGATGAAAACTTCCCTCCCGCTGCCAAAGTGGTGGGAGTCGGTTCCGGCTCGACTGTAGTTTATGTGGCCGAAAGAATCGGacaattgaagaacaaacaCCAATTCGTTTGTATTCCTACTGGGTTCCAAAGTAAGAACCTCATTATCGACAACGGGTTGCAATTGGGATCCATAGAACAGTACCCCGATGTTGACATTGCTTTTGACGGGGCTGATGAATGTGATCCCCTGTTGAATCTTATTAAGGGCGGAGGAGCCTGTTTATTTCaagagaagttggtggcaGCTTCCGCCAAAACCTTCATTGTAGTTGCTGACTACAGAAAGAAAAGCCCCAAGGCTCTCGGTACCAACTGGACCCAAGGTGTACCTATTGAGGTGGTACCCAATGCCTGGGTCAAAGTTTCCAGtgaattgaaaaagttggGTGCTAAGAAAATCGACTTAAGATCGGGAGGAAATGCTAAAGCCGGGCCTGTGATCACCGACAACAACAATTGTCTTCTCGACGTAGATTTCGGAGCCATTGAAGACCCCGAAGCTTTGCACACTAAGATCAAGGCATTGGTTGGGGTGGTGGAAACAGGGTTGTTTTGCGGAATGGCCCAAAAGGCATACTTTGGTGAAGAGAGTGGTGAGGTGAGTGTGTTAGCTAAGTAA
- the TMA46 gene encoding Translation machinery-associated protein 46 (EggNog:ENOG503NUR0; COG:S; BUSCO:EOG09264DJ8): MAPKKANDKNKAKAKSKSSEDKTFGMKNKNKSKKVQTQIAQMKAGVDGGLEKKREADAKRRAEEKKAAEQAKKEAAALFGIQQAKVPFGVDPKSVLCEFFKKGVCAKGNKCKFSHDLNVGRKDAKKDLYTDARAEKEEDTMDNWDEEKLRSVIMSKHGNLKTTTDKVCKYFIEAVENAKYGWFWVCPNGGNECMYRHSLPPGFVLKTKEQKKLERLAAESAPKITLEDFIELERGKLDRSKFIPITLDSFQVWKAKKRDQQAREERKEREKRKRTGREIVMDLFADKYYSEEDNKDEWDLSEFRESLPEVESDVKDYGNAAEEHDDIDNDEETDTNGTLINGDVNDTTKYNNNGNTQKIVESKVEVEA; this comes from the coding sequence ATGGCACCCAAAAAGGCAAATGATAAGAACAAGGCCAAggccaagtccaagtccaGTGAGGACAAGACCTTTGGAATGAAGAATAAaaacaaatccaaaaaaGTACAGACTCAAATTGCCCAGATGAAGGCTGGAGTAGATGGAGGGCTcgaaaagaagagagaagCGGATGCAAAACGGCGtgctgaagaaaagaaagcTGCCGAACAAGCCAAAAAGGAAGCTGCTGCCCTTTTCGGGATCCAGCAAGCCAAGGTTCCTTTTGGTGTGGATCCCAAGTCTGTTTTGtgtgaatttttcaaaaaaggTGTATGTGCTAAAGGTAACAAGTGTAAGTTTTCACATGATTTGAATGTGGGACGTAAAGATGCTAAGAAGGATTTGTACACGGATGCCCGTGCTGAAAAGGAGGAAGACACCATGGACAACTGGGACGAAGAGAAGTTGCGAAGTGTCATTATGAGTAAACATGGTAATCTtaaaaccaccaccgacaaGGTGTGTAAATACTTTATTGAGGCAGTGGAAAACGCTAAATACGGATGGTTTTGGGTGTGTCCTAACGGAGGAAACGAGTGTATGTATCGTCATTCGCTTCCTCCTGGATTTGTATTGAAGACCAAAGagcagaagaaacttgaacGGTTGGCAGCAGAAAGTGCACCCAAGATTACCTTGGAAGATTTCATTGAGTTGGAAAGAGGAAAATTGGATAGAAGTAAATTCATTCCAATTACTTTGGACTCCTTCCAAGTCTGGAAAGCTAAGAAGCGGGATCAACAGGccagagaagaaagaaaagaacgAGAAAAACGTAAACGGACTGGTCGTGAAATTGTCATGGACTTGTTTGCTGATAAGTACTATAGTGAAGAGGACAATAAGGATGAATGGGATTTGAGTGAATTCCGTGAGTCGTTGCCGGAAGTTGAAAGTGATGTGAAAGACTATGGAAATGCGGCTGAAGAACATGATGATATAGACAATGATGAGGAAACTGACACAAATGGCACATTAATCAATGGAGATGTCAACGACACAACAAAATACAATAACAATGGAAACACTCAGAAGATTGTGGAGTCAAAAGTAGAAGTGGAGGCCTAG
- a CDS encoding uncharacterized protein (COG:U; BUSCO:EOG09264RJ7; EggNog:ENOG503P36Y), translated as MGLLVVRIPTELAYFSLNNIDHSKIFKNREMRILMLGLDNAGKTTILYKLKLGKTSQTVPTVGFNVETVKQKNVSFAVWDCGGQERIRPLWRHYFTGTDALIYVVDSSDLDRLEESKKELLRVISDKELSECLLIVLANKQDVGNAIKPKELIEKFELNHLPGNHVWSVIPTIAINGTGLVETLNWISNNSKK; from the exons ATGGGATTATTAGTAGTACGTATACCCACCGAATTGGCCTATTTTCTGTTAAATAACATCGACCAT tccaaaatcttcaagaaccGGGAAATGCGGATCTTGATGTTGGGTCTTGACAACGCCGGTAAGACCACCATCTTATATAAGCTCAAACTCGGCAAGACTTCACAAACGGTACCAACTGTTGGATTCAATGTTGAAACCGTCAAACAGAAAAACGTCTCCTTTGCCGTATGGGATTGTGGTGGACAAGAAAGAATCAGACCTTTATGGAGACACTATTTCACCGGAACCGACGCGCTTATCTATGTGGTTGATTCTTCTGACTTGGACAGATTGGAAGAGAGTAAGAAGGAATTGTTGAGAGTCATCAGCGACAAGGAGCTAAGCGAGTGCTTGTTGATCgtgttggccaacaagCAAGATGTGGGCAATGCCATTAAGCCCAAggagttgattgaaaaattcgAATTGAACCACTTACCAGGAAACCATGTATGGTCGGTAATACCTACAATAGCCATCAACGGTACTGGGTTAGTCGAAACATTGAACTGGATTTCTAATAACAGCAAGAAGTAG